The genomic interval CATCCATTCTGTAGGAGAAATATCAAAATAAAAACCCATACCAATGGCAATTAATGCGATTGTAGATTGAATTTTTATACTTTCTTCTGTAGTTATTAAAAGCCAAAGTCCTTTTAATGCACATATGGCAGAATAGTATTTGCGAACTATGAATGGTTTATCGGTATGTTGCATTATTTTAACGCGTCTAATGCTGCTTTATAATTAGGCTCGTCTACTGTTTCTGTAACTTGTTCTGTATGTGTAATTACACCTTCTGCATTGATAACAATTATGGAACGAGAATGTAAATTATTTAACGGAGCATCAACAATTTCTAAACCGTATTCTTTACCAAAACTACCCGTAGCATAATCTGATAACATCACTACATTTTCTATACCTTCTGCGCCACAAAAACGACCTTGGGCAAATGGTAAATCTCTAGAAATACATAATACTTTTGTGTTTTCTAAACTCGCTGCAGTTTTATTGAATTCTCTTACAGAAGTTGCACAAGTACCTGTATCTATACTAGGAAATATGTTTAAAATAAGTTGTTGTCCACTAAAATCTGATAAACTTTTTACAGATAAATCTGTAGCTGTTAAACTAAAATTTTGTGCTTTAGAACCTACTGCTGGTAAATTTCCTATGGTATTTATTTCGCCTCCTTTTAATGTGATTTTTGCCATTTTTTATGTTGTTTATTTGAAACTCAAAAATACATTTTTTTAGTTAATATTATTGTTTGAATAAGAATAATTATTACTCGAATTTTATGAATATCTTCGTGCAGAATTTATTAGATTTTTAACCTTGATATTATCTAAATACACATCAGAATTTAAATACAATTGGCAACTTGCAGCACCAGTAATGTTGGGAATGCTAGGGCACACGCTTGTAAGTTTTGTAGATAATATTATGGTAGGGCAGTTGGGTACAGCAGAATTAGCGGCGGTTTCTTTAGGAAATAGTTTTATGTTTATTGCCATGTCTTTAGGAATTGGTTTTTCCACAGCCATTACACCGTTAACCGCAGAAGCAGATGCTTCTAATGATTCTAAACAAGCAAAAGCAACTTTTAAGCATGGTTTATTTCTATGTACAGCTTTAGGAATTCTAATGTTTTTAATGGTCTTTTTTTCTAAGCCATTATTATACTTTATGAAACAACCTACGGAAGTGGTAGAGCTCGCAATTCCGTATTTAAACTTAGTGGCATTTTCGTTAATTCCGTTAATCGTCTTTCAGGCATTTAAGCAGTTTAGCGACGGAATGTCTATGACCAAATACCCGATGTACGCAACAGTACTTGCAAACTTGGTAAATGTGTTGTTAAATTATATATTAATCTTCGGAAAATTTGGTTTTCCTGCATTAGGGATTGTTGGTGCAGCATACGGAACTTTAGTTTCACGTTTAATAATGGTCGTGTATTTATGGTGGTTATTGGCTAAAAAAGAGAAGACAAAAAAACTTGTTACCAATATTAAATTGTTTGTGTTAGATACTTTAATGATTCGAAAAATCATCAATTTAGGAGCGCCAAGTGCGTTGCAAATGTTTTTTGAAGTCGCTATTTTTACAGCAGCCATTTGGTTAAGCGGATTGTTGGGTAAAAATCCACAAGCAGCCAATCAGATAGCGTTAAACTTAGGTTCTATGACGTTTATGATTGCCATGGGATTAAGCGTTGCAGCCATGGTACGAGTAGGAAATCAGAAAGGATTGCAGAATTTTAAAGAGTTACGTAGAATATCATTCTCTATTTTTTTATTAGGATTGGTATTAGCCGTTATTTTTGCCGTTATCTTTCTACTATTCAACAACAGTTTACCTAAATTATATGTCGATTTAAACGATGCCGTAAACTTTGCTGATAATACAGAAGTAGTAACAATAGCCGCAAAATTATTAATTATTGCAGCAATTTTTCAAATATCTGATAGTATACAAGTCATGGTGTTAGGCGCTTTACGTGGATTACAAGATGTAAAGATTCCAACAATTATTACCTTTATAGCCTATTGGGTAATCGGTTTTCCGATATCCTATTTTTTAGGAACCGAAGAAATGTATGGCAGTATGGGAATTTGGATCGGCTTATTGGCAGGATTAACAAGTGCATCCATTTTACTGTATATTCGATTTAATTGGTTGACATTAAAATTAATAGAAACAAAAGAAAAATAACTGTCACCTCGATTGCGCTCGAACTGACATTAACATAAAAAAAAATATTAGTGTCACCTCAATCGCATTCGAAAGATCATAAACTATACAGCGTTCTCGACTGCGCTCGAACTGACTTTAACATAAAAGGAAAAATAATAGTGTCACCTCAATCGCAGTCGAAAGATCATAAACGATACAGTGTTCTCGACTGCACTCGAACTGACATTAACATAAATGGAAAAATAATAGTGTCACCTCAATCGCAGTCGAAAGGTCATAAACGATACAGTGTTCTCGACTGCGCTCGAACTGACATTAACATAAAAAGAAAAATAAAAGTGTCTCCTCGAGCGCAGTCGAGAGGTTTTAAATTATATACAATTTTCGATTAAATTGTAACTGACAAAACATAAAACAAAATACCATGGAATTACCTAAATTTTTACTAGCAGATAATAGCAATTTTCCAGACGATATTTTTGTATTACATACAGAATATCCTCGTTTTTTAATTAACTTAAAAGATGACGAAGTTGAATGGTACGAGGACTTATCTGGAGAAAAAGAAGAAGATATTACGGAAGAGTTAGCCGATTTAATGGATAAAGCAGGCGCTTTTTACGATGCGGAAATGAAAGGGTTAGAGTAAGATTCTATGAGTTTTTTGCTAAAAAAGTAAAAACAACAAAAACGAATGTATAAAGAGCATTTTAATACCCTTTATACATGAGTAATAAGCTTTTAAATCATTACTTCGCTAATTTGAAATATAGGCTCTATGTTGGTGTAATTTGGTATATCGCCCATTATTTTATCGGCATGTGGCCCAAATGAATTCTGAAAAGCTTCAACAGATTCAAAATATATATTTCCCATTGCTTGAAAAGGAGCTGCAGAATCTGGTGCGCCACCAGCAAGGCCTTTTTCTACAGTTGCGCCTTTTACAGCATCTCCTAATAGCTCTGCAACCATGGGTATATGTTTATTGCAGTAATAATCCATATCAAATGTTTTGCCTTCTCCGTCTGGGTATAGTACACTAACTTTAGTTTTTGCGTTACTCATTTTTAATTGTTTTTATTTGTTTGGCCCGTTTTTTTTAGTGGATTCTGGACTCCACTTAACATATTATAGTAGTATTCAATTGTATTTAATAGTAAGCTAATATAGAACTTAAAAAACAAAAATCTAGATGTAAAAAACCTGTTTTTCAGTATTTTTAATTCAAATCAATAATACTTTATCACCAAAAAGAAATCTGGTTTAGGGATATCAAAAAAACGACTTGAGTTTTTTTGATAAAAAAGTAAGCGGAAAACAATTATTATCTAATCTTGTTGTACCCAGTTATTTATTGTTTTCATTCCAAAAAGAATCAAATATGCTAATAAAGAGTTCAATTGATTTTTCGGATAATATTTTTCTTGCTTTATTCCGTACTTCCTTTTTTGAGCTTAAAATTGAAAAAATAGTAGAAAACTCTTTCTTGTTTACATTACCTTCTCGTTCTTTATTGAAAATTAATTTATATAAATCAAGTTTTTCTTTTTGTGTAAAACAAGATTCTATTTTCTTGTTGTCAATCGGTAAAACCTTAATTATATTGTTATTTAATTCATATTCATCAATATATCTTTTTTGTGCTTTCTTTCCTTCTTTATCTGAATCTAAAAGAACATAGAAATTCGTATTCCAACCGATATTTAGAGAAATTAATGAATTTAAATTCTGTGCTGATGTTCCAGGGTAGATAACAAAATCTTTTTTCTTTTTTGGAAAGCAAATAGAAAACATAGTTTCTAAAACTTTTAAATCTGAAGGACCTTCTGTTAGAATTGCTTTTTGCCAAGGAATGTCAAAATTGTTTGGAATGATATTTAATATGTTAGCTAAAGGCTGATAGTAGGTTTGATTTGATTTATCTTGCTTTATATAGTCGCTCCATAATGTTGTTGTCACAATACCATCTCTCTTAACTACATATGTGTTTTTAATGTTTTCTAATGATATAAGATACTGACTGTGAGTAGAGTATATTACTGAGGTGTCTTCAACTAATTTTTGAAAATCTTCTATCATATTTTGTTGAGCGGTTGAATGTAAATTTGATGCAGGCTCGTCAATTAAGAAAATTGGTCTACCAAGGCCTAATCTTAATTTTTTTCTTCTAAATTCTGTCTTCATTAAGAACGACAAATACCAAAGAGCTCCTTTACTACGTTCTTCAACATTAAAAGTAGTTCCGTCTGTGTCAGTTATTGAAATCTCAAAATATTTACTTCCTAGATGATTAAATTTAAGTTCAGTTTCATCAATATCTTTAACACCAGATAAATCTTTCCATTTTTCAGAGAATGTTTCATTGAATTTTTTATTCACTCTTTTTAATACAGTATCAGCATCATTACGTCTTGGATTACTTTTTGAAAAGAATTTGTTGAAATTGGCAATGCTATACTCTTTATTTGTATTGTAAAATAAACCATCTATTATATCATACCAATCAGAATTAAATGCATCATTGCCTTTAATTATATGTATCTTGTCTGGAATTCTATCTTTAAAATCTTCAAAATAAATAATGTAAGGTGAATGTTTAACTATTTCCTTTGCAATTAATTTAGAAACTTTATTTTTTGTAAACGGGTGGTCAGTAACAAATTCATAATAAGGTGTTTTTGGATTTCCATTTTTAAATGGGAAAACTCGAGAAATAATAACTTCTTTTTTAGTATTTATTTCCCTTAAAAAACCTTCAATGTTTTGTTGGTCAGATGAAGATATATTAGTTGCTCTAATTATACTTTTAAACCAATCCATTTTGATTGGTTCATCAATTTCGATATGCGATGTTACTTTTGCACTTTCATTAGAGTTTATATTTGATTTATTTCTAATTGACCGATAAAATTCATTTAAGAATTCAGGACGTGGGTCATTAGTATAATCAAAGGATTCTATTGCTTTTAAGATTGTTGTTTTTCCAGATTCATTTAAACCTAGAAGGAGAACTAAGTCATTTTTTTTAAGACTTATTTCTATTTGTTTAATACCTTTATATTGTTCTATTGTAAAGTTTTTATATATCATATTTATTCAGAGAGCTATTTTTTTATTGGGTACAATTTATTTGATATGACCGAGTTTCATTACTGAAAACAAACACATAGCAATTGTTTTATTTTAAGATAGTTAACAAAGTTAAGGAAATTGTTTTAAAGTTTTAATAGGTGTAAACACCTAATCTTCATTAAAATCAATAGTATTTCTATTTAGTATCAATTTTTTTTATAGTGGGTTCCTATATTTTAATAACAAACAGTTTTAATTTTAGTAGCATTTAGCTAAGTTTGTTATCCAAAAAATAACATAACAATTAAAAATATATCAAGATGAGTAATCACAGCGATGGCGATATCAGTAAATGTCCGTTTATGAGTGGCGGACAAAAAGAAAGTGCTGGTGGCGGAACTACCAATAGAGATTGGTGGCCAAACCAATTAAAATTAAACATCCTTAGGCAAAACTCTACAAAATCAGACCCAATGAATGCTGATTTTAATTATGCTGAAGAATTTAAATCGCTAGATTTAAAAGCATTAAAGGACGATTTATATGCATTAATGACCGATTCTCAAGATTGGTGGCCTGCAGATTACGGACATTATGGTGGGTTATTTATTAGAATGGCATGGCATAGTGCAGGAACGTATAGAATTCAAGATGGTAGAGGAGGAGCTGGTTCTGGTACGCAACGTTTTGCGCCGTTAAACAGTTGGCCAGATAATGGTAACTTAGATAAAGCACGTTTATTATTATGGCCAATCAAACAGAAATATGGTAAAAAGATTTCCTGGGCAGATTTAATGATTTTAGCAGGAAACTGCGCCTTAGAATCTATGGGGTTTGAAACCTTTGGTTTTGGTGGTGGACGTGAAGACGTTTGGGAACCAGAACAAGATATTTTCTGGGGATCAGAAACAGAATGGTTAGGAGATAAACGATATAGTGGAGAACGCGATTTAGAAAATCCGTTAGGTGCTGTACAAATGGGATTGATTTATGTAAACCCAGAAGGACCGAATGGAAATCCAGATCCGTTAAAATCTGCCATCGATATTAGAGAAACTTTTGCTCGTATGGCAATGAATGATGAAGAAACTGTTGCCTTAGTAGCAGGTGGACACACATTTGGAAAGGCACACGGTGCAGCAGATCCAGATAAATATGTAGGTAGAGAACCAGAAGCGGCAAGTATAGAAGAGCAAGGAAAAGGTTGGAAAAATACTTTTGGAAGCGGAAAAGGTGATGATACCATTACCAGTGGTATAGAAGGAGCTTGGACGCCAAATCCTGCTAAATGGGATCACGATTATTTTAGAGTATTATTAGACTACGATTGGGAATTAACTAAAAGTCCAGCTGGTGCAAACCAATGGAAACCAACCGCAGCGTCTAATCCAGATATGGCACCATCGGCACACAATGCATCAGAAAAGAAAGATTTAATGATGACTACGGCTGATATGGCGTTAAAAAAGTTTCCAGATTATTTAGCAATTTCTAAACGATTTAGAGACAATCCAGCTGAATTTGAAGATGCGTTTGCAAGAGCGTGGTTTAAATTAACGCATAGAGATATGGGGCCAATTTCGTTATACTTAGGTTCTGAAGTACCTAGTGAAACATTAATATGGCAAGATCCAATTCCTGCTGTAAATTATACGGTAATTAATGATGCTGATGCTGAAACCTTAAAAGGAAAAATTTTAGCTTCTGGATTATCTGTGTCTCAATTAGTTTCTACAGCATGGGCTTCTGCATCCACATTTAGAGGGTCAGACAAGCGTGGTGGAGCAAATGGTGGTCGTTTACGTTTATCACCTCAAAAAGATTGGAAAATTAACAATCCAGCTGAATTAGCAAAAATTATTGCAATTTTAGAGGGTGTTCAAAGTGATTTTAATAACGGAGATAAGCAAGTTTCTATCGCAGATTTAATTGTTTTAGGAGGTTCTGCAGCGATTGAGAAAGCAGCTAAAAATGCTGGACATACAATTAGTGTTCCTTTTACAGCAGGTAGAGCAGATGCAACGCAAGAGCATACAGACATCGAATCTTTTTCTGCATTACAACCTTCTGCAGACGGATTTAGAAACTTTATTCATCCAAGACATACTTCTTCGGCAGAAGAATTATTAGTAGATAGAGCACAATTATTAACTTTAACAGCACCAGAAATGACTGTTTTAGTTGGTGGTTTACGTGTGTTGAATGCTAATTATGATAAATCGAATCATGGTGTGTTTACCGATAAGAAAGAAACGTTATCAAACGATTTCTTCGTGAATGTTTTAGATTTAAGTACAACTTGGTCTGCAACTTCTGAAGATGATAAAATCTTTGAAGGAACGAATAGAAAAACAGGTGCATTAAAATGGACAGGTTCTAGAGCAGATTTAATTTTCGGTTCAAATTCTGAACTAAGAGCAATCGCTGAAGTGTATGCGAGTGCAGATGCGCAAGGTAAATTTATTAACGATTTTGTTGCCACTTGGACAAAAGTGATGAACTTAGATCGTTTTGATTTAAAATAATATCAAATAAATATTTCTAATAACAAAGGCGGTTTTTTAACCGTCTTTGTTGGTTTTATAAAGTATTAGTTGCTAATTATATTGTTTAAGACAAATGTCATTTCGACTGAAATGGAGAAATCTTAATTATATGGTGAGATTTCTCAACTGCACTGCGTTTCGTTCGAAATGACAAGTTTGTTTTATAAAGTATTGTAAAACCCAATCTGTCATTCCTGCGAAGGCAGGAATCTATTTTAAAAAAAACTCAATCATGAGATTTCTGCCTACGCAGGAATGACAATTATTTGTCTATCACAAGATTGAATGCTAATTATTTAGCTTTTTCCACTAATTCTAACTTGGCAGTAGTGGTTTTTGTAGTGAAAACTCCGTAGTTGATAGTTACATTCTTTTTTTCAATTTTATCGATAGT from Lutibacter sp. Hel_I_33_5 carries:
- a CDS encoding EthD family reductase; amino-acid sequence: MSNAKTKVSVLYPDGEGKTFDMDYYCNKHIPMVAELLGDAVKGATVEKGLAGGAPDSAAPFQAMGNIYFESVEAFQNSFGPHADKIMGDIPNYTNIEPIFQISEVMI
- a CDS encoding MATE family efflux transporter; the encoded protein is MILSKYTSEFKYNWQLAAPVMLGMLGHTLVSFVDNIMVGQLGTAELAAVSLGNSFMFIAMSLGIGFSTAITPLTAEADASNDSKQAKATFKHGLFLCTALGILMFLMVFFSKPLLYFMKQPTEVVELAIPYLNLVAFSLIPLIVFQAFKQFSDGMSMTKYPMYATVLANLVNVLLNYILIFGKFGFPALGIVGAAYGTLVSRLIMVVYLWWLLAKKEKTKKLVTNIKLFVLDTLMIRKIINLGAPSALQMFFEVAIFTAAIWLSGLLGKNPQAANQIALNLGSMTFMIAMGLSVAAMVRVGNQKGLQNFKELRRISFSIFLLGLVLAVIFAVIFLLFNNSLPKLYVDLNDAVNFADNTEVVTIAAKLLIIAAIFQISDSIQVMVLGALRGLQDVKIPTIITFIAYWVIGFPISYFLGTEEMYGSMGIWIGLLAGLTSASILLYIRFNWLTLKLIETKEK
- the katG gene encoding catalase/peroxidase HPI, which gives rise to MSNHSDGDISKCPFMSGGQKESAGGGTTNRDWWPNQLKLNILRQNSTKSDPMNADFNYAEEFKSLDLKALKDDLYALMTDSQDWWPADYGHYGGLFIRMAWHSAGTYRIQDGRGGAGSGTQRFAPLNSWPDNGNLDKARLLLWPIKQKYGKKISWADLMILAGNCALESMGFETFGFGGGREDVWEPEQDIFWGSETEWLGDKRYSGERDLENPLGAVQMGLIYVNPEGPNGNPDPLKSAIDIRETFARMAMNDEETVALVAGGHTFGKAHGAADPDKYVGREPEAASIEEQGKGWKNTFGSGKGDDTITSGIEGAWTPNPAKWDHDYFRVLLDYDWELTKSPAGANQWKPTAASNPDMAPSAHNASEKKDLMMTTADMALKKFPDYLAISKRFRDNPAEFEDAFARAWFKLTHRDMGPISLYLGSEVPSETLIWQDPIPAVNYTVINDADAETLKGKILASGLSVSQLVSTAWASASTFRGSDKRGGANGGRLRLSPQKDWKINNPAELAKIIAILEGVQSDFNNGDKQVSIADLIVLGGSAAIEKAAKNAGHTISVPFTAGRADATQEHTDIESFSALQPSADGFRNFIHPRHTSSAEELLVDRAQLLTLTAPEMTVLVGGLRVLNANYDKSNHGVFTDKKETLSNDFFVNVLDLSTTWSATSEDDKIFEGTNRKTGALKWTGSRADLIFGSNSELRAIAEVYASADAQGKFINDFVATWTKVMNLDRFDLK
- the tpx gene encoding thiol peroxidase, whose amino-acid sequence is MAKITLKGGEINTIGNLPAVGSKAQNFSLTATDLSVKSLSDFSGQQLILNIFPSIDTGTCATSVREFNKTAASLENTKVLCISRDLPFAQGRFCGAEGIENVVMLSDYATGSFGKEYGLEIVDAPLNNLHSRSIIVINAEGVITHTEQVTETVDEPNYKAALDALK
- a CDS encoding AAA family ATPase, which translates into the protein MIYKNFTIEQYKGIKQIEISLKKNDLVLLLGLNESGKTTILKAIESFDYTNDPRPEFLNEFYRSIRNKSNINSNESAKVTSHIEIDEPIKMDWFKSIIRATNISSSDQQNIEGFLREINTKKEVIISRVFPFKNGNPKTPYYEFVTDHPFTKNKVSKLIAKEIVKHSPYIIYFEDFKDRIPDKIHIIKGNDAFNSDWYDIIDGLFYNTNKEYSIANFNKFFSKSNPRRNDADTVLKRVNKKFNETFSEKWKDLSGVKDIDETELKFNHLGSKYFEISITDTDGTTFNVEERSKGALWYLSFLMKTEFRRKKLRLGLGRPIFLIDEPASNLHSTAQQNMIEDFQKLVEDTSVIYSTHSQYLISLENIKNTYVVKRDGIVTTTLWSDYIKQDKSNQTYYQPLANILNIIPNNFDIPWQKAILTEGPSDLKVLETMFSICFPKKKKDFVIYPGTSAQNLNSLISLNIGWNTNFYVLLDSDKEGKKAQKRYIDEYELNNNIIKVLPIDNKKIESCFTQKEKLDLYKLIFNKEREGNVNKKEFSTIFSILSSKKEVRNKARKILSEKSIELFISIFDSFWNENNK